The Cupriavidus sp. EM10 genome includes a region encoding these proteins:
- a CDS encoding ABC transporter substrate-binding protein, which produces MAESPRYRRYRWLAALLAPAAIATGAVAYAITRPVPPGPWLQTVQQRGTLVVGVRQYARPAPPKAPTPPEPDHFDVAMARYVANRLGVALQITGLPGEPGSPAWQAARRDVDVVIAGASSAPDGNAAVPSAYAIGDGSLLVLRGSHYQWAGDLRGQPVCVGQGSAYATRIAQDLAGVPKVYASSIRAATGFLAGECQALADDAPVIARLLTLPDWRFYRRLDGNLQADAHATRIGLTAVDPKSAAWLDRAIRDWRSDGALQRAREQRAGDVAYEASQLQDGLVCHS; this is translated from the coding sequence CTCGATACCGCCGATACCGCTGGCTGGCCGCGTTGCTGGCGCCGGCCGCCATCGCCACTGGCGCCGTCGCCTATGCCATAACCCGCCCGGTCCCGCCCGGCCCCTGGCTGCAAACGGTTCAGCAGCGCGGCACGCTGGTGGTGGGCGTACGGCAGTATGCGCGCCCCGCGCCGCCCAAGGCGCCGACACCGCCCGAGCCCGACCACTTCGACGTGGCCATGGCGCGCTATGTAGCAAACCGTCTTGGCGTAGCGCTGCAAATCACCGGGCTTCCCGGCGAACCGGGATCGCCAGCATGGCAGGCGGCGCGGCGCGATGTCGATGTGGTCATCGCAGGCGCCAGTTCGGCGCCTGATGGCAATGCGGCGGTGCCGTCGGCCTACGCCATTGGCGACGGTTCGCTGCTGGTGCTGCGGGGCAGCCATTACCAATGGGCCGGCGACCTGCGCGGCCAGCCGGTCTGCGTGGGACAGGGCAGCGCCTATGCCACGCGCATCGCACAGGATCTGGCAGGCGTGCCCAAGGTCTATGCCTCATCGATTCGCGCCGCCACCGGCTTCCTGGCCGGCGAATGCCAGGCGCTTGCCGACGATGCGCCGGTCATCGCACGCCTGCTGACGCTGCCGGACTGGCGCTTCTATCGCCGGCTCGACGGCAACCTCCAGGCCGACGCCCACGCCACGCGCATCGGCCTGACGGCCGTCGACCCAAAGTCCGCCGCCTGGTTGGACCGAGCCATCCGCGACTGGCGCAGCGACGGCGCCCTGCAGCGCGCCCGCGAGCAGCGCGCGGGCGACGTGGCGTACGAAGCCAGCCAGCTTCAGGACGGGCTGGTCTGCCATTCCTGA
- a CDS encoding DUF4238 domain-containing protein, translating to MPACYLKAWCDPACPAGHEPYVWIFDKDGSNPRRRAPSNTFTETDLYTIEKADGTRDLRLEQGLSELETHFTRIRNSRFKFRRDLSPEEHVYICVFLAAAQFRTPSSRTPKTRL from the coding sequence GTGCCCGCTTGCTACTTGAAGGCGTGGTGCGATCCTGCTTGTCCCGCTGGCCATGAGCCATATGTGTGGATCTTCGACAAGGATGGCAGCAACCCGCGTCGTCGTGCCCCATCGAACACCTTTACCGAAACAGATCTGTACACGATTGAGAAAGCCGACGGAACAAGAGACCTCAGGCTCGAGCAGGGGTTGTCTGAGCTTGAAACGCACTTTACTCGCATCAGGAACAGCAGATTCAAATTCCGAAGGGACTTGAGCCCGGAGGAGCATGTGTACATTTGCGTTTTCCTGGCGGCCGCACAGTTCCGCACACCTTCGTCACGCACCCCAAAGACGAGACTATAG